The Pleurodeles waltl isolate 20211129_DDA chromosome 6, aPleWal1.hap1.20221129, whole genome shotgun sequence genome has a segment encoding these proteins:
- the LOC138301480 gene encoding olfactory receptor 6Y1-like, producing MNAANQTLVTDFILVGLTSIHELQVMYFILFLLIYILTVTSNTIIIVIVRLDYNLHTPMYFFLSHFAFLEIWYITATVPAMLSSFLTKRKCISYQGCITQSCFFFCLGATEFFILAVMALDRYAAICNPLRYPAIMNQRVCGKLAGASWLGGFMTGWVFTIPTSRLTFCADNRIDHFFCDFAPLLTLACSDKSPSEITFFFLSYSVVLSSLLLTTVSYFNIGKTIVRIPSKAGRQKAFSTCASHLTVVVIFYGTVIFMYLRPASSYSFHMDKVISVFYCAITPFLNPLIYSLRNHDVRKALHKASTKLRASFLQN from the coding sequence ATGAACGCTGCCAACCAGACCTTAGTGACTGACTTCATTCTTGTTGGACTCACCAGCATACATGAGCTGCAGGTTATGTACTTCATTCTATTTTTGCTTATCTACATCCTCACAGTCACCTCTAACACTATTATCATTGTCATTGTAAGACTGGATTACAATCTCCACACCCCCATGTACTTTTTCCTGAGTCACTTTGCATTTTTAGAAATTTGGTACATCACAGCCACTGTACCCGCTATGCTTTCTAGCTTCTtgacaaaaagaaaatgtatttcttatcAAGGCTGCATTACGCAGTCATGCTTTTTCTTCTGCTTAGGAGCTACCGAATTCTTTATCTTGGCCGTCATGGCCTTAGATCGCTATGCGGCCATCTGTAACCCTCTGCGGTACCCGGCTATCATGAACCAAAGGGTATGTGGAAAGCTAGCTGGAGCATCCTGGCTTGGAGGCTTTATGACTGGATGGGTCTTCACCATCCCAACCTCCAGACTGACCTTTTGTGCCGACAACAGGATTGACCACTTTTTTTGTGATTTTGCCCCACTTTTAACCTTGGCATGTTCAGACAAATCCCCAAGTGAGATTACCTTTTTCTTTCTATCTTACTCCGTAGTGCTGAGCTCCCTTCTACTCACCACAGTGTCCTACTTCAACATCGGGAAGACCATTGTGAGGATCCCATCCAAAGCGGGGCGCCAGAAGGCCTTCTCCACCTGTGCCTCTCACCTGACTGTGGTGGTTATCTTCTATGGGACGGTCATCTTCATGTACCTGCGACCAGCATCGAGCTACTCCTTTCACATGGACAAAGTGATATCTGTGTTCTACTGTGCAATTACACCCTTCCTGAATCCACTGATTTACAGTCTACGGAACCACGATGTTCGGAAGGCTCTGCACAAAGCAAGCACGAAACTCAGAGCATCCTTCCTACAAAATTAA